A region of bacterium DNA encodes the following proteins:
- a CDS encoding NAD(P)/FAD-dependent oxidoreductase, whose translation VERFGEMLFTGSGIGGPITLEMSRFVTDILNKDGGPVQFAIDLKPALDEKKLDARLLRELENAPKKQLSTILHSLMPSSLAAVMVRHFRFDGDVPASHVTKTERIRLRQTLKALPLTVVATAPIEGALVTRGGVELSGVDPHTLMSKLNDGLFFAGEVLDIDGDCGGYNLQMCWSTGKLAGFSASHYCAQR comes from the coding sequence GCGTTGAAAGGTTTGGGGAAATGCTCTTTACCGGTTCAGGTATCGGGGGGCCGATAACTCTTGAAATGAGCCGGTTTGTGACGGATATTCTCAACAAGGACGGTGGTCCGGTACAGTTCGCTATCGATCTCAAACCTGCGCTCGATGAAAAAAAACTGGACGCCCGTCTTCTGCGCGAACTTGAAAACGCTCCTAAAAAACAATTATCCACGATATTGCACTCACTCATGCCTTCCTCACTTGCAGCGGTGATGGTTAGACATTTCCGCTTTGATGGTGATGTTCCGGCGAGTCATGTCACGAAGACGGAGCGTATTCGTCTGAGGCAGACCCTCAAGGCGCTTCCCCTGACTGTCGTGGCAACCGCCCCGATCGAAGGAGCCCTCGTGACAAGAGGTGGCGTCGAGCTTTCCGGGGTCGATCCCCATACACTGATGTCAAAACTGAACGATGGGCTGTTTTTTGCCGGAGAAGTTCTCGATATCGACGGCGACTGCGGCGGATACAATCTCCAGATGTGCTGGTCGACGGGAAAGCTTGCAGGCTTTTCCGCGTCTCACTATTGCGCGCAGAGATAG
- a CDS encoding NAD-binding protein — protein sequence MQVKKIWRWITRYSHLNWLFGYIFILLVLVILISYVEVRSNERFDSIWNVIYFTIITIATVGYGDITPVTVAGKILTVLLVSLGVVIISILTGSIASILTASRIREGMGLKKVQFSGHVIICGFNFNIDRIILGIVMAPAHAIPDIVLVNARPDAEITPLIERFPEATIRFVSGDYTQESTLKRAAVDEASSAIILADSGPDGTGKADDRTLLTTLTIKSLAHEVDVCAELLDPANEAHLKRAGVDQIVLSGEFNGFLLSSSVTAPGITQALREIMRIREGSDLRRIPMPRELIGIKFRDAVIQFLDRDGSILLGVVTEKKTFNMEEMLTGDKSTIDDFIRRKFDEAGRSLEIESKGRVSVHMNPGMDYCITEDDFAIILTPKQEETAK from the coding sequence GTGCAAGTAAAAAAGATATGGCGCTGGATAACACGTTACAGCCACCTCAACTGGCTTTTCGGATATATATTTATTTTATTGGTGCTTGTAATTCTTATCAGTTATGTTGAGGTACGGTCGAACGAGCGTTTCGATTCGATATGGAACGTTATATATTTTACGATAATAACCATTGCAACGGTGGGATATGGTGATATAACTCCGGTTACGGTTGCCGGGAAAATTCTCACCGTGCTGCTCGTTTCTCTCGGGGTGGTAATTATCAGTATCCTGACCGGTTCGATCGCCTCGATATTGACAGCATCACGAATCAGGGAGGGCATGGGTTTGAAAAAGGTACAGTTCAGCGGACATGTCATAATTTGCGGATTTAATTTCAATATTGACCGTATAATTCTTGGTATCGTCATGGCGCCCGCTCATGCAATCCCCGACATTGTGCTCGTCAACGCCCGTCCCGATGCCGAGATCACGCCGCTTATCGAGCGGTTCCCCGAGGCGACGATCCGTTTTGTCAGCGGCGACTACACTCAGGAATCGACCCTTAAACGGGCCGCAGTTGACGAAGCCTCGTCGGCGATAATACTTGCCGATTCGGGACCTGACGGAACAGGGAAAGCGGACGACCGGACGCTTCTGACAACGCTCACAATCAAGTCTCTGGCGCATGAGGTGGATGTGTGCGCCGAACTGCTCGATCCGGCCAACGAGGCGCATCTCAAACGGGCAGGTGTCGATCAGATAGTGCTGTCCGGTGAATTCAACGGTTTTCTCCTTTCCTCGTCGGTTACGGCGCCCGGCATCACACAGGCTCTCCGTGAAATCATGCGTATCCGTGAGGGATCCGATTTACGCCGTATTCCCATGCCGCGGGAATTAATCGGTATAAAATTCAGGGATGCGGTTATCCAGTTCCTCGACCGCGACGGGTCGATTCTTCTGGGAGTCGTAACCGAAAAGAAGACGTTCAACATGGAAGAAATGCTGACCGGTGACAAGAGTACGATTGACGATTTTATACGGCGCAAATTCGATGAAGCGGGGCGTAGCCTTGAAATCGAGTCGAAAGGTCGGGTCAGCGTCCATATGAATCCCGGTATGGATTACTGTATTACCGAAGACGATTTCGCGATCATTCTCACTCCCAAACAGGAAGAGACTGCGAAATGA
- a CDS encoding cyclic nucleotide-binding domain-containing protein, producing MKSVDRKLLGLFSLFKGLSAQELDLVSRIITAKDVSPGTVIISEGEIGDEMYLLAEGTVDIHKTLTVVTSKQEFGTKERTFIRLSGENHLFFGELALFGGRERSATVQAANKCNLLVIKADDFLKLCENEPRIGYVVITNIALNLATNLRKTNEDVIKLTTALSLALQG from the coding sequence ATGAAAAGTGTGGACAGGAAACTGCTGGGTTTGTTTTCCCTTTTTAAGGGGCTTTCCGCTCAGGAGCTCGATCTCGTTTCCAGGATAATAACCGCCAAAGATGTCAGCCCCGGCACCGTTATTATCAGTGAGGGTGAAATCGGAGACGAAATGTATCTTCTGGCAGAGGGCACCGTTGATATCCATAAAACCTTGACTGTTGTGACCTCTAAGCAGGAATTCGGCACAAAAGAGCGTACGTTCATACGACTGAGCGGTGAAAATCACCTGTTTTTCGGTGAATTGGCTCTGTTCGGAGGCAGGGAACGCTCGGCCACTGTTCAGGCTGCCAACAAGTGCAATCTGCTGGTTATCAAGGCAGATGATTTTCTTAAACTCTGTGAAAACGAACCCCGTATCGGGTATGTGGTTATAACTAATATCGCGCTCAATCTTGCTACCAATCTCCGCAAGACAAACGAGGATGTCATTAAACTCACCACCGCTTTATCGCTCGCCCTGCAGGGATAA
- a CDS encoding RNA polymerase sigma factor produces the protein MSVQAENIIVERCRCRDMGAFRTLVDMYRKQAYGFAFSYLRNADDALNVSQDAFVRAWKAIDTFEKGRSFRPWFFSIIKNLSLNLIEKRKSLREISIDKAMEDSGFDIADDSSDPHDMLEKSETQQQVWKAIMELKNEFREVIVLKHFHDLSYREIADTIGIPEGTVMSRLYHARLALKERLEAVR, from the coding sequence ATGAGCGTACAGGCTGAAAATATTATTGTCGAGCGGTGCCGCTGCCGTGATATGGGAGCCTTTCGTACGCTCGTGGATATGTATAGAAAACAGGCGTACGGGTTTGCATTTTCCTATCTCAGGAATGCCGATGATGCCCTCAATGTGTCGCAGGATGCTTTTGTCAGGGCATGGAAAGCCATTGACACGTTCGAGAAGGGAAGGAGTTTTCGCCCGTGGTTTTTCAGCATTATCAAGAATCTCTCGCTGAATCTGATCGAAAAACGGAAAAGTCTTCGTGAAATTTCTATCGACAAGGCAATGGAAGACAGCGGTTTCGATATCGCCGATGATTCGTCCGACCCGCATGATATGCTTGAGAAATCGGAGACACAGCAACAGGTCTGGAAAGCGATTATGGAGCTGAAGAATGAATTCAGGGAAGTGATAGTGCTCAAGCATTTTCATGACCTGTCCTACCGCGAGATTGCCGATACCATCGGAATACCCGAGGGTACGGTCATGTCACGGCTCTACCATGCACGGCTTGCACTGAAAGAACGCCTCGAAGCTGTTCGGTAA
- a CDS encoding zf-HC2 domain-containing protein encodes MTFEEHEKKLMRFFDGEMDTQERNEFKIHIESCETCRNMLQDMSALKEVTDSMRVADLPEVVWEKYWTGIYNRIERSIAWFLFIVGALILSVYWIYRVISDPKIYTVVGLGIVLMAVGFAVLFLSVLREKIVVNKADRYISEVDR; translated from the coding sequence ATGACATTCGAGGAACATGAAAAGAAATTGATGCGCTTTTTCGACGGCGAAATGGACACACAGGAACGAAATGAATTCAAAATACACATAGAATCCTGTGAAACATGCAGGAACATGCTTCAGGATATGTCTGCTTTAAAGGAGGTGACAGATTCCATGAGAGTCGCTGATCTGCCTGAAGTTGTCTGGGAAAAATACTGGACCGGAATCTATAACAGGATCGAGCGGAGTATCGCATGGTTCCTGTTTATTGTCGGGGCGCTGATACTGAGCGTCTACTGGATTTACCGGGTAATTTCCGATCCGAAGATTTATACGGTTGTCGGTCTCGGAATCGTACTTATGGCTGTAGGTTTTGCGGTTCTTTTCCTCTCGGTGTTACGGGAGAAAATTGTGGTTAACAAGGCTGACCGTTATATTTCGGAGGTTGATCGATGA
- a CDS encoding YbjQ family protein — translation MIVVTTETIPGKKIVQSLGMVRGNTVRARNIGKDILAVIKNMIGGEIEEYTKMLSESREQALDRMVENARELGANAVVTTRFASAEIMKGAAELLVYGTAVIVED, via the coding sequence ATGATCGTGGTTACGACGGAAACGATACCGGGGAAAAAGATTGTACAATCTCTCGGTATGGTGAGAGGGAATACAGTACGTGCCCGGAATATCGGGAAAGATATATTGGCAGTGATAAAAAATATGATCGGCGGAGAAATCGAGGAATATACCAAGATGTTGTCCGAGTCGAGAGAACAGGCTCTGGACAGGATGGTAGAAAACGCCCGTGAGCTTGGTGCAAATGCCGTGGTCACAACACGTTTTGCATCCGCAGAAATTATGAAGGGAGCCGCCGAACTGCTTGTCTACGGTACCGCAGTGATAGTCGAGGATTGA
- the rpsT gene encoding 30S ribosomal protein S20 → MPHHKQFKKSLKQNEKARLKNHAVKSRVAKIVKKVTTAKTKEEAQAVFSTAVSLIDSTAHKGIIKKQTAARKKSRLSKLIARMP, encoded by the coding sequence GTGCCGCATCATAAACAGTTTAAAAAATCACTGAAACAGAACGAGAAAGCACGATTGAAAAACCACGCCGTAAAATCGCGGGTCGCTAAAATCGTAAAAAAAGTGACCACAGCCAAGACCAAGGAAGAGGCACAGGCTGTTTTTTCAACTGCAGTTTCTCTGATCGATTCGACAGCCCATAAAGGTATAATAAAAAAACAGACTGCCGCACGGAAAAAATCACGGTTGAGCAAACTCATTGCTCGCATGCCCTGA
- a CDS encoding prenyltransferase, with protein sequence MIKKEQVMIWLVETRANFLVLSVVLVMIGGAAAWHDGFSHPILFMVTMIGVVCAHISVNLFNEYSDWRTGIDAKTFRTPFNGGSGILQQGILKPSQVKTAAWIALFAAFFMGLWLAWQSGWPVLVLMTVGGITAIFYTDYFARWMIGEPFAGLTLGSFVVIGTYYVQTGSISPGIIWASISPGLLTLLLLFLNEFPDAEADREGGRRHWVIVFGKSRAAYLYALLILMVYAVLVVGTIYGYMPLTVLIGFITFPIAVVAVVKTFRYKTDTPLLVPALGMNVIVVLATDFLLALGYVLA encoded by the coding sequence ATGATTAAAAAAGAACAGGTAATGATCTGGCTTGTCGAAACAAGGGCAAATTTTCTTGTTCTTTCCGTCGTGCTTGTCATGATTGGGGGAGCAGCTGCATGGCATGATGGTTTTTCTCATCCCATTCTGTTTATGGTGACTATGATCGGGGTGGTATGCGCGCACATCAGCGTGAACCTGTTCAATGAATATTCAGACTGGCGGACAGGGATCGATGCAAAAACTTTCCGGACACCGTTCAACGGCGGTTCGGGGATTCTCCAGCAAGGGATTCTCAAACCCTCACAGGTGAAAACCGCTGCATGGATTGCCCTTTTTGCCGCTTTTTTTATGGGACTCTGGCTGGCATGGCAATCGGGATGGCCTGTTCTGGTTCTTATGACAGTCGGGGGAATAACCGCGATCTTTTATACTGATTATTTTGCACGCTGGATGATCGGAGAACCTTTCGCGGGCCTCACGCTCGGTTCCTTTGTCGTTATAGGGACCTATTATGTCCAGACCGGGTCGATCTCTCCGGGGATTATATGGGCTTCCATCTCGCCGGGACTTCTTACGCTGCTGCTGCTTTTTCTGAATGAATTTCCCGATGCCGAAGCGGACCGTGAGGGAGGACGGAGGCATTGGGTAATAGTTTTCGGGAAGAGTCGCGCCGCGTATCTGTATGCTCTGCTTATCCTGATGGTTTATGCTGTTCTCGTTGTCGGAACAATATACGGGTATATGCCTCTGACCGTGCTCATCGGTTTTATCACATTTCCGATTGCGGTGGTAGCGGTAGTGAAGACCTTCCGGTATAAAACGGACACCCCTCTACTTGTTCCCGCGCTCGGAATGAACGTGATCGTGGTGCTCGCTACCGATTTCCTGCTTGCACTTGGGTATGTGCTGGCTTAA
- a CDS encoding outer membrane protein transport protein — MKKVSLLFLIALVVTSTGASASGLAIPEQGAAAMGMAAAMTARSENLSAIYYNPAGIDYVEKTELFLGFTPIMPVHQYEGTTESEDANKMAFYPPNIYAAHRLNNRIVFGFGMYTPFGLGTDWNSKWYGRYTSTFGEIQSLYITPSVAIKLHDMVSFGASYSWIWSGAVIKKKIDSGLAIYSATAAANPAAANPKMISNPSYDSEFALDGDGGGVSYTLGLMLRPMSTVQIGISYTGTSEITYKGTAKFTHPKGYESMLSAMMPAFQDGDATLNLPSSINVGLKYDLTTAWDAEVDVNIVDWTTYDKLVIDLKDNLPYDTITSPKNWDKSTIVRLGTSYDLNAISTARFGFLYDKSPVPDETFDAQLPDNNRIGFSVGYGRKFGNITFDVSYMFLKFSDRDKDNLVGYVDAGSIDPTTGAVGPKDGVVDAADKAILDGMMAKMGRSEYPVGNGTYKSHVNLLSFSASYHF, encoded by the coding sequence ATGAAAAAGGTGAGCCTGCTGTTTTTAATCGCCTTAGTGGTTACATCGACCGGCGCATCTGCTTCAGGGCTTGCCATTCCGGAACAAGGTGCAGCGGCGATGGGTATGGCTGCTGCCATGACCGCCCGTTCCGAGAATCTGAGCGCCATCTACTATAACCCAGCAGGCATAGACTATGTCGAGAAGACGGAACTCTTTCTGGGGTTCACTCCGATTATGCCCGTTCATCAATACGAAGGTACTACCGAATCCGAGGATGCCAATAAAATGGCGTTTTACCCTCCCAATATATATGCCGCTCACAGACTGAATAACAGAATTGTATTCGGATTCGGCATGTATACTCCCTTTGGACTCGGTACAGACTGGAATTCAAAATGGTATGGCCGCTATACCTCGACATTCGGAGAAATCCAATCCCTCTATATCACCCCATCGGTAGCGATAAAGCTTCATGACATGGTGAGTTTCGGCGCAAGCTACTCGTGGATATGGTCTGGTGCTGTCATCAAGAAAAAAATCGATTCAGGTCTTGCCATCTACAGCGCAACTGCGGCGGCAAATCCTGCGGCAGCCAATCCCAAGATGATTTCCAATCCCTCGTATGACAGCGAGTTTGCGCTTGATGGTGACGGCGGCGGTGTCTCTTATACACTGGGACTTATGTTACGTCCGATGAGCACTGTTCAGATCGGTATTTCCTATACCGGTACAAGCGAGATCACCTATAAAGGTACAGCAAAATTCACACACCCGAAAGGGTATGAGTCGATGCTGAGCGCAATGATGCCCGCTTTCCAGGACGGCGATGCGACGCTCAACCTTCCGAGCTCGATCAATGTCGGGCTTAAATATGACCTGACCACCGCATGGGATGCCGAAGTCGATGTTAATATAGTCGACTGGACAACGTACGATAAACTGGTCATCGATCTCAAGGACAATCTCCCATACGATACAATTACCTCACCCAAAAACTGGGATAAATCCACAATCGTACGTCTGGGAACTTCCTATGATCTGAACGCGATATCGACTGCCCGTTTTGGTTTCCTCTATGACAAATCACCGGTACCCGATGAAACTTTCGATGCCCAGCTCCCCGACAACAACCGTATAGGTTTCTCGGTGGGTTACGGCCGTAAATTCGGTAATATCACTTTCGATGTCAGCTACATGTTCCTCAAGTTCTCCGACCGTGACAAAGATAATCTGGTCGGGTATGTCGATGCCGGAAGCATCGATCCGACAACCGGCGCGGTTGGCCCCAAGGACGGCGTTGTCGATGCCGCTGACAAGGCTATTCTGGACGGCATGATGGCAAAGATGGGCCGCAGCGAGTATCCGGTCGGCAACGGCACATATAAGAGCCATGTCAACCTCTTATCGTTCTCGGCAAGCTATCATTTCTAA
- a CDS encoding DsrE/DsrF/DrsH-like family protein, with the protein MDERNKQLTLIVFSNDMDRAIAAFIIATGAASAGMNVTMYFTFWGLALLRGKEYAARGKGFIERMFGWMLPKGPDGAHLSKMHFLGAGTSLMKRVMRTKKIPQLAELMDMAVSLGVKFIACSTSMGMMGIAREELIDSIEIGGVATYLGEARDSAVNLFI; encoded by the coding sequence ATGGATGAAAGGAATAAACAGCTGACCCTGATTGTTTTTTCCAACGACATGGACAGGGCAATCGCGGCGTTCATCATTGCCACGGGAGCCGCTTCGGCGGGGATGAATGTAACCATGTATTTTACGTTCTGGGGGCTTGCCCTTCTCCGGGGAAAGGAGTATGCCGCCCGCGGCAAAGGTTTTATCGAACGGATGTTCGGATGGATGCTCCCGAAAGGCCCGGATGGCGCACATCTTTCAAAGATGCATTTCCTGGGCGCCGGAACATCGCTGATGAAACGGGTCATGAGAACCAAAAAAATTCCGCAGCTCGCCGAACTCATGGATATGGCCGTTTCACTCGGTGTCAAATTCATTGCATGCTCTACTTCCATGGGAATGATGGGTATCGCGCGCGAAGAGCTCATTGATTCGATCGAGATAGGCGGTGTCGCGACCTATCTCGGCGAAGCCCGTGATTCCGCTGTCAATCTTTTTATATGA
- a CDS encoding DUF3795 domain-containing protein — protein MRDISADKDLIAYCGLYCGACKKYLRESCPGCHENEKATWCKTRLCCIEHSYASCADCTVVDNYVECKKLNNFISKLFGLIFRSDRLACIALIKEKGYEDYAREMAEKKMMSLKRS, from the coding sequence ATGCGTGATATTAGTGCCGACAAGGATTTGATCGCTTACTGCGGTCTTTATTGCGGTGCCTGTAAGAAATACCTCCGTGAATCATGTCCCGGCTGCCATGAAAACGAAAAAGCCACATGGTGCAAGACACGGCTTTGCTGTATCGAGCATTCGTATGCAAGCTGCGCCGACTGCACGGTAGTCGATAACTATGTCGAATGCAAAAAGCTCAATAATTTCATATCGAAGCTGTTCGGACTTATCTTTCGTTCCGACAGACTTGCCTGTATTGCGCTGATAAAAGAAAAAGGCTATGAGGATTATGCCCGTGAAATGGCTGAGAAAAAAATGATGTCGTTGAAACGGTCATAG
- a CDS encoding ketopantoate reductase family protein, translating to MKILVFGAGAVGQAVGCILSAAGHSVDMIVRERYLQALRKEGLAVTGIFGDFRADPGHTGFHTSVDDIRNRAYDYCLITTKSNDTETAIYGLSQLLRQEFIAVSIQNGCGNFEKVIARFGEERSLAARVITGFEIEHPGLVRITVTADAIHIGGWREGYVPPQAILLADALNGAGLPAESTPYVRRDLFAKLLYNSALNPLGAILGVHYGALGDDTDTRAIMSAVIREVFAVIDAMGAVTHWSSAEEYESFFYAKQIPPTYHHRSSMLQDLETGKRTEIDALTGYVSAQGRLLDIPTPVCDTLTCLIKFREKFGKP from the coding sequence ATGAAAATTCTTGTCTTCGGTGCCGGAGCAGTCGGACAGGCGGTTGGGTGTATACTCTCCGCAGCCGGTCATTCTGTCGATATGATCGTGCGGGAACGGTATCTTCAGGCTCTCCGAAAGGAGGGGCTTGCAGTCACCGGCATATTCGGCGACTTTCGCGCTGACCCCGGTCACACGGGATTTCACACCTCGGTCGATGACATCCGTAACAGGGCATATGACTATTGCCTCATTACAACCAAATCAAATGATACCGAAACGGCGATCTATGGTCTCAGTCAACTGCTCCGCCAGGAATTCATCGCGGTATCGATACAGAACGGCTGCGGTAATTTTGAGAAAGTGATAGCGCGGTTTGGCGAAGAACGATCTCTCGCCGCCCGGGTCATAACGGGATTCGAGATAGAGCATCCCGGGCTCGTTCGGATTACCGTGACCGCCGATGCCATTCATATCGGCGGATGGCGCGAAGGGTATGTTCCCCCTCAGGCGATACTGCTGGCGGATGCTCTCAACGGGGCCGGACTGCCGGCTGAAAGCACGCCGTATGTGCGGCGCGACCTGTTTGCAAAGCTGCTCTACAACAGCGCTCTCAATCCACTCGGCGCTATACTCGGAGTTCATTATGGCGCGCTCGGCGATGATACCGATACCCGTGCCATCATGAGCGCGGTCATACGGGAAGTTTTTGCGGTAATAGACGCCATGGGTGCGGTGACGCACTGGAGTTCCGCGGAGGAATACGAGTCATTTTTTTACGCGAAACAGATTCCGCCCACCTATCATCACCGTTCTTCGATGCTTCAGGACCTCGAAACGGGCAAGAGGACGGAGATAGACGCGCTGACCGGCTATGTCTCGGCACAGGGGAGGCTTCTCGATATTCCGACGCCTGTGTGCGATACATTGACGTGCCTTATTAAATTCAGGGAAAAATTTGGAAAACCATAA
- a CDS encoding DUF6298 domain-containing protein produces the protein MRPIGTVRSSCIVLLIMVLVPVLTPVTGCTAFRPGRGSGAAGPLRAHPRNPRYFADGAGRVVYLTGSHTWNNFKDMGQTDPPPLFDFDAYLDFMKSYNHNFMRLWTWDLTVFSYEEDGILTYVAPFPWKRTGPGTGLDGKPKFDLKQFDSSYFDRLRSRITAAGKRGIYVSIMLFEGHGLHASQPPWCWDSHPFNRNNNVNGIDGDTNADGRGLEIQTLEIPDVTALQEAYIRRVIDTVNDLDNVLYEIVNESGVYSTEWQYHIINYIHDYERSKPKQHPVGMTFQYTRDKNQRGTNTILFGSPADWISPNPDGGYRDDPPPCDGGKVILNDTDHLWGIGGNQAWVWKSFCRGLNPLFMDPYRETPQKDQTNSVWTDHLTNLPPVDSAWDPVRRSMGYTMTYAGRMNLVSMVPCSDLASTGYCLADPGAEYLVYLPDGGSVTMDMKSVSGTFTVEWFNPSTGRAESGENIPGGDMRECKAPFSGDAVLYLRKK, from the coding sequence ATGCGACCAATCGGGACCGTCCGCTCATCATGCATTGTTTTGTTGATTATGGTGCTTGTGCCGGTCTTGACGCCGGTCACAGGTTGTACGGCGTTCAGGCCGGGCAGAGGTTCCGGAGCCGCCGGACCGCTCAGGGCTCACCCTCGGAATCCCCGATATTTTGCGGACGGCGCCGGCAGGGTGGTTTACCTTACCGGTTCGCATACCTGGAATAATTTCAAGGATATGGGGCAGACCGACCCGCCGCCGCTTTTCGATTTTGATGCGTATCTCGATTTTATGAAGTCATACAACCACAACTTCATGCGGCTGTGGACATGGGATCTTACCGTTTTCAGCTATGAAGAAGACGGAATCCTGACCTATGTGGCACCGTTTCCCTGGAAGCGCACCGGACCGGGAACAGGGCTCGATGGCAAACCAAAGTTCGATCTGAAACAGTTCGATTCATCGTACTTCGACCGTCTGCGCTCGCGAATCACGGCTGCCGGGAAACGGGGTATCTATGTATCGATCATGCTGTTCGAGGGCCACGGGCTTCATGCTTCTCAGCCTCCGTGGTGCTGGGACAGCCATCCGTTCAATAGAAATAACAATGTCAATGGTATCGATGGGGATACGAACGCCGATGGCAGGGGGCTGGAGATACAGACTCTGGAAATCCCCGATGTAACCGCGCTGCAGGAGGCTTATATCCGCAGGGTTATCGATACGGTCAACGATCTTGATAATGTCCTCTACGAAATAGTGAACGAAAGCGGAGTTTATTCCACCGAATGGCAGTATCACATAATAAACTATATTCACGATTACGAGCGATCGAAACCGAAACAGCACCCTGTGGGTATGACGTTTCAGTACACCCGCGACAAGAATCAGCGCGGTACAAACACAATCCTTTTCGGCAGCCCTGCTGACTGGATATCGCCCAATCCGGATGGCGGATACCGTGATGATCCGCCCCCTTGCGACGGCGGCAAGGTGATTCTGAACGATACCGACCATCTCTGGGGTATCGGAGGCAATCAGGCATGGGTCTGGAAGAGTTTCTGCAGGGGATTGAATCCCCTTTTCATGGACCCCTACCGTGAGACGCCGCAGAAAGATCAGACAAATAGCGTCTGGACCGATCATCTCACGAATCTTCCGCCTGTTGACAGTGCCTGGGACCCTGTCCGCCGGAGCATGGGATACACAATGACCTATGCAGGACGGATGAATCTTGTATCGATGGTTCCCTGTTCCGACCTGGCTTCGACAGGGTACTGTCTGGCCGATCCCGGTGCAGAGTATCTCGTTTACCTGCCTGATGGTGGCTCGGTAACCATGGATATGAAGAGCGTTTCCGGGACATTTACGGTGGAATGGTTCAACCCTTCGACAGGCCGGGCCGAATCGGGTGAAAATATACCGGGCGGCGATATGAGGGAATGTAAAGCCCCGTTTTCCGGTGACGCCGTGCTTTACCTCAGGAAAAAGTAG
- the arfB gene encoding aminoacyl-tRNA hydrolase: protein MIEINKNIAIPDEELVFSASRSSGPGGQNVNKVSTRMTVRFNVIDSTVFTGEQKQRILERLATRANKEGVIRVASQRHRTQNANREEAAERLASLIREALKNKPVRRKTKKPLWVREQRLEVKKHRSLLKEQRKKMV, encoded by the coding sequence ATGATCGAGATCAATAAAAACATCGCCATTCCCGACGAGGAGCTGGTTTTCTCCGCTTCCCGCAGCAGCGGTCCCGGGGGCCAGAATGTCAATAAAGTCAGCACACGGATGACTGTGCGATTCAATGTTATTGACAGCACGGTATTTACCGGGGAACAGAAACAACGTATACTTGAACGACTTGCCACACGGGCGAACAAAGAGGGCGTCATTCGGGTCGCGTCGCAGCGTCACCGTACCCAGAATGCAAACCGTGAGGAGGCAGCAGAACGGCTTGCATCACTGATTCGCGAAGCATTGAAAAACAAGCCGGTCAGGAGAAAAACAAAAAAGCCGCTGTGGGTACGAGAACAGAGACTCGAAGTAAAAAAACACCGAAGCCTGCTCAAGGAACAGCGGAAAAAAATGGTTTGA